In Actinopolyspora saharensis, the genomic window CCGAGGACCTGGGTCTTGCCGGCGAGACGACGCAGCGCGGCCGAGTGCAGCACTCGGGCACGGTCGCGCGCGAAGGGCGACCGGGACGAGGCGACCCCGTCGGTCGACTCGGCCGCCTTCGGAGGCTCGTCGATCGGTCGCTGCCGGTCGTGCTCGGTGTAGCCGGGAGTGTCACCCAGGGGCATCGCCCCCAGCTTAGGGGTATCCACCGTGGTCCGCCCTGGTAGGAGCGCTCGGCCGCGGCGAGGTCAGCCCAGACCGTGGCCGGTGATCTCGGCCGAGGCGTGGGTCAGGCGGTAGTAAAGCACCGCGGCCGCTTCCCGCAGGATGTAGTGGGTGCGCACCTCACCGGTGGGCCCGCTGCGGGTGGGCGAGACCATCGTCCGGAGCCCCTGGTCCTCGGCCATGGAGCGCGAGCGCCAGGAGTGCCACGGGTCGCTGACGATGATGGCCGAGTCCCACGAGCGCTGCTCCGCCACATCGGAGACCGCGCGGATGCTGCGCAGCGTGTCGTTGCCCACCTCGAGCTCCGTGACGGACTCGGCGGAGACCCCCTGCTCGACCAACCACATGCGACTGGCCTCGGCCTCCGTGTAATTGTCACCGGCCTGACCACCGCCCACGGTGACGATGTAATCCGCACGCCCCTGCTGGTAGAGGTCCAGCGCGTGCTCGAGCCGGGCGCGCAGCACGGGGGAGGGATCCCCGTTGTACTGCGCGGCCCCCAGCACCACGATCATGTCGGCCTGGCCCCACTGGTCGACCTGGGCGACCTGCCAAACCCGGAAGGCCGTCCCACCGAACACCAGCACGGCGACCAGCAGCGCACCGAAAAAGGTCCTACGTACCCAGGAGGCCACTCGCCGGCGGCCCGAAGTCCGCGTGGAATCGGGGTGATCGATCACACCACGCATCCTTGCAGATCCCTCGAACCGCCCGGCGAGCACCCGTTCAGCAGCCGACCAGTCGAGCCGCCAGGTAGCTCTCCAGCTTGTCGATGGACACGCGCTCCTGCTCCATCGTGTCCCGCTCGCGGACGGTCACGGCGTGATCGGACAGCGAGTCGAAGTCCACGGTCACGCAGAACGGGGTCCCGATCTCGTCGTGCCTGCGGTACCGACGCCCGATCGCCCCGGCGTCGTCGAAGTCGATGTTCCAGTTGCGCCGCAAGGTGGCAGCCACGTCGCGCGCCTTCGGCGACAGATCGGAGTTGCGGGACAGCGGAAGCACCGCGACCTTGACCGGGGCCAGCCTGCGGTCCAGCTTGAGCACGACGCGCTTGTCCACTCCGCCCTTGGCGTTCGGGGCCTCGTCCTCCCGGTAGGCGTCGATCAGGAAGGCCATCAGCGGACGCCCCAGCCCGGCGGCGGGCTCGATCACGTACGGGCGGTAGCGGGAGTTGCTCGTCTGGTCGAAGTACGACAGGTCCACGCCGGAGTGGTTGGAGTGCGTGGTGAGGTCGAAGTCGGTCCTGTTGGCGATGCCCTCCAGCTCGCCCCACTCGCTGCCGCTGAAGCCGAACCGGTACTCGATGTCCACGGTCCGCTTGGAGTAGTGCGAGAGCTTTTCCTTGGGGTGCTCGTAGTGCCGCAGGTTGTCCGGGTTGATCCCCAGATCGGTG contains:
- a CDS encoding YdcF family protein — protein: MRGVIDHPDSTRTSGRRRVASWVRRTFFGALLVAVLVFGGTAFRVWQVAQVDQWGQADMIVVLGAAQYNGDPSPVLRARLEHALDLYQQGRADYIVTVGGGQAGDNYTEAEASRMWLVEQGVSAESVTELEVGNDTLRSIRAVSDVAEQRSWDSAIIVSDPWHSWRSRSMAEDQGLRTMVSPTRSGPTGEVRTHYILREAAAVLYYRLTHASAEITGHGLG